AGCTCCAAtctttttagtttataaaaatgattcTCGTTTAATCCTTTGTAAAGATCATtgcttataaataaatttgtaatgcCCTTTTCTATTAAAACCCCAAGTTCATGTAGGAAACTGGTGGTATTGTTTCTATCATTCTCCAACCAAAGTTGTCTTTTCCCACTTTCAAATTTAGTTCTCTCGCATTCTCCTCCTATTCTTATCTTGAATTGTTCTAACAAcgttgaagaagaaaatagCATAACACCTCTCGGCACTTGTTCAATGTTGGGTACCTCCAGTTCCAATTTCCACAATTTATGCAAGTAATTTAACTCATCGATACCTGCTGCATGATTGTCTCCGCCATTAACGTCTTTTTTTTGTAGCCTCCAATCTTGAAAACTCTCCCACATGTACAATTCTTCTAGATTAGTAAGCTTCGAAAGAACACCATTGAATATAAAACATTTGCACCTAGTCAAATCCAACAATCTTAAGTTTGTTAACTCACTTATTTCGTTTAACAAATCTTTAATGGTTGAATCTCGAAGGCTAAGGATCTTCAAACACTTAATATGTCCAATAGAAGATACACTCATATCCAAACTCAATCTCTCTAGGGATAACATCTTCAACTTCGATGGAAACTCACTAATCTTGCCTAGATggaaaactatatttataactttgagATTATCCTCCACTTTAAGTAAATTccatgatatttttatatttggtaGGTAATCATTCGAACTATCCAACCGTAGTAGTTCCAATTTTGAGCCTCGAAATTCCACGGTATTAAAGACATCTAAATTATTCTTCCTGAATATTGAAATCATCTTAGTATGTGGAGTACCTATATTCTCTAGTTCGTCCATATCATCACACTCCAGATAATTAATACCGTTATTTTCTTGTTTTGCAATTGAAATTCCCACATCTCTCGCCACATCATGCATCTTCACTGcatattctttaatatttattagcaAATTTCTCTTTGTTAGGTCGTCTAATAAGGTCTCTACACGATCACTTATACGGTGTAGATTCATACCTTTGAAGAGTTGAAAACCCACTACATAACGATACAACGTCTCGATGGGAATCTCTTCGTCTTCTTGGAATAAGCAGCAAAACAAGAACAAGCTTCGGGCATTGGGATCTTCTAAGAAGTCATAACTCGTCAGCACGACCTTGTCTATCTTGTCATAGTGTAATTGTTGACTCTGCAACCTGTAAAGCATATCATTCCACACGGATGTTCTCTTATTTACGAGAGCGCCTCCTACAACCTCAAGCGCTAGGGGTAGTCATGCACATTCTTTCACAATTTGTCTtgctatttcatttttttcaatatgaTCATTAGGCAGATTGACTTTTCTTTTAAACAAAGTCAAGGATTCTTCATCTGACAAAATTTCAAGAGAGAATTCTTGTTTGGTGATGTTCCGTTCACCTGACCATAATGAATCTTTGTTTCTAGAtgtgtaaattattttagagaAACTCCCATCAacatttgattttgttaatggAAAACCAAAAGAATTTAAATCAAACTCTTTCCAAACATCATCCAACAAGACAACAACCTTTTTGTTACTAAAAGCTTTTCGTAATTGTTCTGCTCTTAAAATCCCATTCTCTATTTCTTTAAGCGAAGACCCTAACATCTCTGCGACTTCTTGTTGGATAGTATTGAAATTGGGACTATTGGAGACCGTCGAAATAACTTGAACGTCAAATAAAGGCTTAGGGAAGTCTTGTACCTTTTGGAGGACTTGCTTGGCCAATGTAGTTTTtctgttgggtcagctcatttgacagctgggcctaacaaattaataaagcccattagggcatatttaattaaggaaaaaaaaacacagcagttttagagtgtttttttttctctctctcttccagcagttcttcctccattgaagcagcaattcctccattgcAGTAGCAGGTttttcttctgatttcctttatctcttctccatttggttagccatctttagtgatgatgataatgtatgtgaatgacaagttaggatgaggtcaattgataaatTCTGTtcgattacctctaggcttgtattgaactacattgtatacccatttgatatagtggatgatttaagtggccgaagtgtcccgtggtttttacctaatttgggttttccacgtaaaatcttggtgtcctgctctctgtttctttgattgtttgattgtttgatgctcaattgttttggctgcctatttgattacacaaaagggaaaaagaattgttaggccttgttgtagcttgtttatttctgaattgctaaacaagtgctattattcgatttctccaacaagtgatatcagagctgagttcgtttggtggtgattcttgtataatttaaatggaagaatcgttgagcagtaatggaacgatgatcaaactcacagctaccaattacacaatctggaagtcatggatggaggacttattgtgtaattatgattatgaagacactattttgggtgataaaggaaAACTAGAGGCTATGACAGATGCATATTGGAGAAACTGAacagaaaggcagttggtaaaatcaggcaatgggttgacaacGGTGTGTATCAACATGTGGCTACTGAGGTTAATGCTCAtaaagtgtggactattttgagtgagctgtatgagaagaacaacactcaaaacagagcatttctatttaggaagctttgctcgttgaaatattaagatgggtcttctatgtctgaGTATCTAAATActtttcaggggattctaaatgagttggctgcaatatgaatgaaatttgatgatgagcttcatgctatgtgtttgattaattccctgcctgatagttgggaaacacttgtggtttcaattaccaattctgttccacaaggtaagctcactttgaaaatgatgaaagagagcgtgctgaatgaagaggctagaagaaaagaacagggcttctcgactccaagtcaggtgttcgtgactgagaaaaggggtagaagtaaaagtaaaactccaaaaatcgcagtggcagttcagacaggtcacggggaacatctagctcgagaaaagagattacatgttatcattgtggcaagccaggacacaagaagtatcagtgcagatctttgaagcgggaacaaaaggagaataagcaagatagaagtagtaaggttgcagatgtgggtggtaacgacatcgatattgtttacgacaatgatagtatcaaccttgtttctcaagatacacaataggtggtagactcaggtgcttcttatcatgtcaccaatcgttgtgatatatttgcttcttacactagtggacagtttggttcagtgacgttgggaaaccatgttacgtgtaagattgtttgaaaaggagatg
This is a stretch of genomic DNA from Impatiens glandulifera chromosome 4, dImpGla2.1, whole genome shotgun sequence. It encodes these proteins:
- the LOC124935413 gene encoding uncharacterized protein LOC124935413 — encoded protein: MLGSSLKEIENGILRAEQLRKAFSNKKVVVLLDDVWKELQSQQLHYDKIDKVVLTSYDFLEDPNARSLFLFCCLFQEDEEIPIETLYRYVVGFQLFKVKMHDVARDVGISIAKQENNGINYLECDDMDELENIGTPHTKMISIFRKNNLDVFNTVEFRGSKLELLRLDSSNDYLPNIKISWNLLKVEDNLKVINIVFHLGKISEFPSKLKMLSLERLSLDMSVSSIGHIKCLKILSLRDSTIKDLLNEISELTNLRLLDLTRCKCFIFNGVLSKLTNLEELYMWESFQDWRLQKKDVNGGDNHAAGIDELNYLHKLWKLELEVPNIEQVPRGVMLFSSSTLLEQFKIRIGGECERTKFESGKRQLWLENDRNNTTSFLHELGVLIEKGITNLFISNDLYKGLNENHFYKLKRLELKGLKQFIFPTTKLEMPCLEEVKILSIPNIESLCNFVAPSLKSLSIDSCDSLRYVLSENFLMSVSHFTKLFIANCKMLKGIIGVSTGVEEQWEKSIEFPNLKELELKYLDKLTSIVVNINNLDDEE